CGGATTGGCTTTCCTACGACAACCTTGAACTGCTCAACACCCTTTATGCCCATCTCAACCACAACCCTAGCCACGCTGCCAAGGTCTGAAGATAAATTATATGCCCTCTCAAGCCTAGGCCTCTCCTCCCTTGAGCCACAGTAAGCCGCTGCCAAAGCGTCTAGTATTGTCATGTCAGCCAACCCAAGCCTGAGCTTTCCAGTCACGGTCCTCATAATGTATTTAGCTTCTCTAGGCTCCGCATCTATTAGCAAGCTGGAAAGTAGACGAATCTTAGTCTCCTGAGCGCCCTCTCCAACCGCTCTGGCGATCTTATCCAATGTCTCATAGACCCTCTCAACGGTTAGGGGCTCTCGCATTAGAGCAACTTGAACTCTCTTCTTCAGAATGCTCGCAGCCGTCTCACCGAGGTCGCCAGTCTTCTCTAGGTTCTGCAGGATGGCAGCTTCCCCCAAGCCGGAAACCAAAGCAAGCGCTCTTATTCCGAGCTTCTCAGCTATGCCAACCTCTATGCCCATATAATCTGGGTAAAGTTTCCCCTGAGTGAGGTAGACTACTTTATCAATAACAGACGCCGGAGTTTTCTTGAAAAGAGAGATGAGATGATCTGTGATCTCCAACCTCTTGGTAGTAGCCTCTATCTTCTCGTACATCTCGGTGATGAGTGAATAGTCCAAACCTCCACCTTCAACAGAGGTAAACAGATCCACTGTTTAAAGGATTACTCTGGGAACCAAGGTATTTATTTCAGGATACAAGAGCAGATATAGAGTGGAGGTTTGTAGCAATGGACTGGGGAATGGAGAATCGTTTGGCAAGGATAATAAGACCAGAAACTGGCCGCACCCTAATGTTGGCAGTCGACCATGGATATTTCCTCGGACCGACCACACGACTTGAAGAGCCCAGTAAGACCATCGAGCCATTGATCCCGTATACAGATGCCATTATGCTTACAAGAGGAATACTACGCTCCTCTGTAAAGGCTACTGCCAACATACCGGTCGTCCTTAGAGTATCAGGCGGTACAAGCATTGTAGGGGGGCCACTCTCCAATGAAGGAATCACCACCTCTATGAAGGAGGCAGTTCGCCTCAATGCGGCTGCAGTTGCACTATCCATCTTCGTTGGCACAGAACATGAAAAGCAGACCCTGCTCAGCCTGTCAAAGCTTGTAGATGAAGGTGAAGAATACGGTATACCTGTCATCGCGGTTACCGCTGTAGGTAAAGAGTTAGAGAAGCGTGATGCACGCTATCTCGCCCTAAGTTGCCGCATCGCGGCGGAGCTAGGTGCCCGTATGGTGAAGACCTACTACTGTGAAGGATTCGAGAAAGTCGCGAAAGGATGCCCAGTACCCTTGGTTGTTGCCGGAGGACCTAAACTAGCAACAGAACTTGACGTGTTGAAACTCACCTACAACGCCCTCCAAGAGGGGGCTGTAGGTGTGGATATGGGGAGGAACATTTGGCAGTCTGACTACCCCGTGGCAATGATCAGGGCTCTCCGCGCCATCATTCACGAGAAGGCTACCGTGGAAGAGGCTTACCATATATTTAACGAGATAAAGCAAGACAAAAGGCAGCCATGAACGCCAGCCCTCCAGATCAAATTAATACAAGAAAAAGCCACAGTAGCATACATCAGACGAAAGGCATTGGCGGTAGTGGTTGCAGTGCGGGTAGCAACGTATTATAGCAACCGGGATGTACGGTTGGAGGAGTCTCCAACGCCAACTATAGGTCCCGGTGAACTCTTGGTGCGGGTGGAGGCAAGTGGCATATGCGGCTCCGATGTCATGGAATGGTACCGCAAAAAGAAGGCACCAATCGTCCTAGGCCATGAGATTGCTGGTGTAGTCGCCGAGGTGGGGGAGGGGGTAACCCTCTATAAAGTGGGTGACCGGGTAACTGCTTCTCACCACGTGCCCTGCAACACCTGCCATTATTGCTTGAGCGGCCACCATACGGTTTGTGAGACGCTTCGTAGCACGAACTTTGACCCAGGCGGCTTCGCCGAGTACATTCGGCTGCCAGCGGTCAACGTAAGATATGGGGTATACCCATTACCCGATGATGTATCCTTCGAGGAGGCAGCATTCACTGAGCCGTTGGCGTGTGTCCTGCGGGGGCAGAGGCTGGCGCATGTAGAACCAGGAAGTAGTGTTCTTGTAATTGGTAGTGGCATCTCAGGTCTGCTTCACATTCAGCTAGCCCGCGCGCTTGGAGCGGGGCTTGTGGTGGCAACAGATGTAAGTGAGTATAGGTTAGATGCGGCACGACGGTTTGGGGCTGACGCCGTGATCCATGCGAAAGAAGACATCCCTGCACTCCTCCGTCAGCTCAATAGTGGGAGGCTTGCAGATAGGGTGATAGTCTCCACTAGCGCAGCATCAGCTTTTACGCAAGCATTCAACTCGGTAGAGCGGGGAGGTACTGTCCTCTTATTTGCGCCGACAGAGCAAGGTGTCACGATTCCACTCTCCGTGAACGACCTTTTCTGGCGTAACGAGATAACACTCACAAGCTCTTATGCAGGTAGCCCAGCCGATCATGTGGTTGCGCTGGAGTTAATTCGAAGGCGGAGAGTACGGGTTAGGGAGATGATAACTCATAGGTTTGGGTTAGCTGAGACAGGGCTGGGCTTCAGGCTAGTCGCGGAGGCTAAGAACTCAATCAAGGTTATCATCGAACCCCAGAGGTAGCCAGACTTGTTTGTTAGATGATAATCTAAAGTACGGTGCACAATCTCGATTTTAACCTGAATTTGTGCCGATGACAAGTTCAACTTCGCCTTAGAATCGTTTTAGGTGTTAGCGTATGTACGCTAACCAAACCTGCATCCTTCGCCTGCGGTTTTTCTCTGAGTCACGGTTCAGCCTCCCCCCACGGGGGGGATGATGGCTATTGTATCTCCTTCATTCAGGTGGGTAGCCATCCCATCGAGAAGGTTTGCATTGCGACCGTTTATTAGCACTTGGAGAAAAGGCTTGATCGCCCCTTCATCTAAAGTGTAATCAGTAAATCTGGAGCCATATTTTCTTGAGAGGCTATTAAAGACATCTTCTAGAGTGGCATTTGGTTGGAGTATAAGTTCCTCCTCTTTCTTTCCCACAATCTCCCTTAGAGTGGTGAAGAATCTTACCTTAATCTTCACTCCACACTCTAACACGCCTAAATTAACCTCCTGCTGGGGTTATTTTGAAGAATACATATATTATTAAAATGTTCTGCGTACTTTCCTATCGCGCGTAGCCGAGCATGTGTTAACTCGGCTTGGTTTCCTCCACAGGGATACACCCGTCTTGGTATTCTTAACTTCTAAGACTCTATGGAGGGGTATCAGTATCTCCTCGCCGTTTGACCTGTAGGTGAAGCAAGCTCGGCTTATCTTGAGAATTGATGAGAAGGGAATGGTCTTTTTGTCGCTGACTGCACCTCTATGGATGAATGTGACTGTGAAATCTTCAACCGGCATACTGCCACTCCAGAAGATCTTCCCTAATATCTCTCTTAACCCTTTAGGTCTTGTCCCCTATTCACCTGCGATAACGATTTATAATAGCCTGTATTTATCCCAATAAACAGGAGGCTTAATAATGGCTCATATCCCATTCCTGCCCGGGGCTACAACTCTTGGTATAACTTTTAAAGACGGGGTAATCCTAGCCTCGGAGAAGAGAGTCGCGTATGGATACCTCGTCCTTAGTAAGGCGGGTAAGAAGGTTTTTAAGCTCACCGATAGAGTTGGCGCTGCATGCGCCGGTTTAGTCGCGGATATGCAAATACTGGCAAGGTATGTTGCCTCCCTCTCCATGCTTCACAGCCTAGACAGCGCACGGCCGTCCTCTGTAATCGCGGTGGCAAAGCTGATGGCCAACATCCTCTTCGAGAGGAGGCTCTTCCCCCTGCTCACACAGACCATAATTGGGGGTGTCGATGAGGAGGGGCCAGCAATATATGTCTTGGACCCTCTTGGGTCGCTGATAAAGGACAAGTTCTCATGCGTCGGCTCCGGTGCAGAGATAGCTACAGGCATAATAGAATCCAGCTATAAAGAGGACATGACTCAAGAAGAGGCGAAGGAGCTGGCGCTTAGAAGCATAAAAGCGGCTGTAGCTAGAGACATCCAGAGCGGTGACGGTGCTGACTTCATGATAATAACGCCCAACGGGATTGTCGAAGAGACCATAAGCTTCAAGTGAAATGCACTCTTGAAGCTCCTCTCACAAAGTTCACCAAGTATCACCCTGAGAGATGTAAAGCCAATTTTGGAGGAGCTTATCTCTATCCCAAGTGTGAGTGGTAACGAGCATGACATAGCAGACTGGCTAGCCAACTATCTCTCTGGGTTAGGCTTCAATGTGGAGAAGATTGATACACCTGAATGTGGCCCAGACATCCTAGCTAGTCTTAGCCGCGGTGAGAAGGGTGCCTGCCTCCTTCTCTACGGTCATATGGATACTATAGAGCCTGTCTCAGGCTGGGCCTATCCCCCATTCAAACCTACCCTGAAGGGTAGCCGCCTCTATGGCTTGGGTGCCTCTGATATGAAGGGTGGGATAGCCGCAATATTGGCGGCGGCTAATAAGCTGCGGAGGGTGAAATTGAGGGGCTCACTCCTAGTAGCCTTTGGGAGCGACGAGGAGCTTTATTCTAGGGGGTGTGATGCTCTGATTCAGAAAGGGAAGTTAAGAGGCATCCATGCCGCCATCTCCGCGGAGCCTACTCAGCTCGATCTGGTGGAGGGGAGGGGGGGTCGAGCGGTTTATGAGGTCTCCGTTAAAGGCACATCCAGCCACGGCGCCCTTGCTGAGGAGGGTGTAAACGCGGTGGATGAAGCTGCTAGGTTCATAACCCACCTCAAGCGTCTACCCCTGAAAAGGTTTAGGGGCGTGAAGGGGGCCGTATCCATTTTATCAGTTAGCGGAGGGACCGAGTTTCTCTCTATTCCGGACTTCTGCCGCATACTGGTTGATAGGCTTCTCGTGCCCGGGGAGACTAAGGAGACTGCATTGAAGCAGATCGAGAAGCTGATAGCTGACCTCGACTCGGATGCTAAGTTCAGAGTGCGGTTGATGACGCGTAAAACTCCGTTTATGGAACCTTACGTTCTGAGCCGCAGGAGCCTGATATCGAATATTGTTGAGCGGGCATGCCAAATAGTCAGCGGTTTCAAACCTCGCAGGCGCATAGAGCTCTCCGTTGGCGATGAGAATTATCTGGTGGTTAGAGGTAGGATTCCCACAGTCTCAATAGGACCTAAAGGTGGTGGAGCACATGCTCCCAACGAGTATGTTGATTTGCCTTCAGTTGTGGAGGCGGCTAAAATTTATGCCGCATCAGCAGCGATATACCTTAATAGTTGGGCTGAGAGCGATTGAAGACTAAGGTCGGAGGCATGATGGAAGGCTTAGACAAGTCTTCGATCTACCATGTAAAGCTCTTCGATGAGAAAGGCTTCGTGAGGAAGCAGTGTGCTTCATGCGGTAGAAACTTCTGGACTCTCGATAGGGAGAGTGTCTACTGCGGAGACCAGCCCTGCCAAGAATATGCATTCCTAGGCCGCCCGTCCACTAAGGCCAGCTACAGTGTAGCGGAGGTTAGAGAGAAGTTCCTCTCCTTCTTCGAGAGGAGGGGCCATAGAAGGGTTGGTAGATATCCGGTGGTGGCAAGGTGGCGAGATGACGTATTCTTCGTTGGTGCTTCAATCTACGATTTCCAGCCGTGGGTTACCAGTGGACTAGTACCTCCACCAGCCAACCCACTAGTCATTTCCCAACCATGTGTGCGATTAACAGACATGGATCTCGTGGGAAGATCCGGAAGACATCTCACCAGCTTCGAGATGATGGCGCATCATGCATTCAACACTCCAAGCGAGATGGTCTATTGGACGGATGAAACGGCTGCCTACTGCTTCGAATTCCTCACCAGTGAACTTGGAATCAAGCCAGAAAGAATACGGTTCATTGAGGAGATGTGGGTAGGTGGTGGAAATGCAGGGGAAGACTTCGAGGTCACAGTCGACGGTATCGAACTCGCCACACTGGTCTATATGCATTATAAGACTGAGGATGACAAGCTGAAGCCCATAGAGAACCTTACCGTCGACACAGGCTACGGTCTCGAACGGATAGCGTGGCTCAGCCAAGGGAAACCCACAATCTACGACACAGCCTTCGCTCCAGTAGTCCAAGAACTCTGCAGACTTACTGGATATAAAATAGAGGATGAGACAATCTTCCTAGAGGCTTCTCGGCAGGCCGGCTTAGTCGATATCAGGAGCCCTGGCGGGTTAGCCCTCCTCAGAGCTAAGGTTGCGGAGAGAGTTAGAGTTACGCCGGCGGAGCTGGAGGCTCTGATGAAGCCTATGGAGCTTATATATGCTGTAGCAGACTTTACGCGAACCCTCACTTTCATGTTGGGTGATGGTGTAGTTCCATCAAACGCTGAGGCTGGTTACCTTGCGCGTCTACTAATAAGGCGAACCCTGCGAAACTTGGAGGAGTTAAGACTTGCCATGCCTCTAAGTGAGGTCTTGAGTATCCAGCTGAAAGAGCTTGTTACAGCCTTTCCAGAGTATAAGAGGAAGGTAGAGATAATTCTGAGAATGGTTGATCTAGAAGAGAAGAGATACGCGGCAACCTTAGCTAGGGGTAGGGAAATCGTCTCAAGGCTGGTTGGGGAGGCTAAGGCGAAAGCTAAGCCCACTATAGCTGAAGGAGAGCTGCTGAAACTCTACGACTCCCACGGACTAACCCCCGACTTTGTCCAGCAGACAGCTAAGAGCCTAGGGGTGGAGGTTGAGGTACCAGCTGACTTCTTCAGCCGCATAGCCAAACTTCACGAAGGTTCCGCCAAGTCTACGGCGGAGGAAACTGCGGGTTGGGTTGCCAAGTATAGGGAGTTAGCGGGGAAATTGCCTCCAACTAGGCTACTATACTATGAGGACTCTCACATTTTCGAGTTCAAGGCGAAGGTGCTGCGTATTGTGGATGGGAAATATTTGGTTCTCGACCAAACTGCCTTTTACCCTGAGGGTGGAGGCCAGCCACCAGACCTGGGCATCATCAGATTCAAAGGTGGAGAGGCTAAGGTCGTGGACACACAGAAGATTCAAGATGTAATCTTCCACGCCCTCGAGGGGGAGATGCCAAGTGAGGGGGGCGAAGTCATGGGGATAGTTGACAGGGCGAGGAGACTACCTCTCATGAGGCAGCACAC
This genomic interval from Candidatus Bathyarchaeia archaeon contains the following:
- a CDS encoding zinc-dependent dehydrogenase, with protein sequence MRVATYYSNRDVRLEESPTPTIGPGELLVRVEASGICGSDVMEWYRKKKAPIVLGHEIAGVVAEVGEGVTLYKVGDRVTASHHVPCNTCHYCLSGHHTVCETLRSTNFDPGGFAEYIRLPAVNVRYGVYPLPDDVSFEEAAFTEPLACVLRGQRLAHVEPGSSVLVIGSGISGLLHIQLARALGAGLVVATDVSEYRLDAARRFGADAVIHAKEDIPALLRQLNSGRLADRVIVSTSAASAFTQAFNSVERGGTVLLFAPTEQGVTIPLSVNDLFWRNEITLTSSYAGSPADHVVALELIRRRRVRVREMITHRFGLAETGLGFRLVAEAKNSIKVIIEPQR
- the lsrF gene encoding 3-hydroxy-5-phosphonooxypentane-2,4-dione thiolase; this translates as MDWGMENRLARIIRPETGRTLMLAVDHGYFLGPTTRLEEPSKTIEPLIPYTDAIMLTRGILRSSVKATANIPVVLRVSGGTSIVGGPLSNEGITTSMKEAVRLNAAAVALSIFVGTEHEKQTLLSLSKLVDEGEEYGIPVIAVTAVGKELEKRDARYLALSCRIAAELGARMVKTYYCEGFEKVAKGCPVPLVVAGGPKLATELDVLKLTYNALQEGAVGVDMGRNIWQSDYPVAMIRALRAIIHEKATVEEAYHIFNEIKQDKRQP
- the alaS gene encoding alanine--tRNA ligase; its protein translation is MKTKVGGMMEGLDKSSIYHVKLFDEKGFVRKQCASCGRNFWTLDRESVYCGDQPCQEYAFLGRPSTKASYSVAEVREKFLSFFERRGHRRVGRYPVVARWRDDVFFVGASIYDFQPWVTSGLVPPPANPLVISQPCVRLTDMDLVGRSGRHLTSFEMMAHHAFNTPSEMVYWTDETAAYCFEFLTSELGIKPERIRFIEEMWVGGGNAGEDFEVTVDGIELATLVYMHYKTEDDKLKPIENLTVDTGYGLERIAWLSQGKPTIYDTAFAPVVQELCRLTGYKIEDETIFLEASRQAGLVDIRSPGGLALLRAKVAERVRVTPAELEALMKPMELIYAVADFTRTLTFMLGDGVVPSNAEAGYLARLLIRRTLRNLEELRLAMPLSEVLSIQLKELVTAFPEYKRKVEIILRMVDLEEKRYAATLARGREIVSRLVGEAKAKAKPTIAEGELLKLYDSHGLTPDFVQQTAKSLGVEVEVPADFFSRIAKLHEGSAKSTAEETAGWVAKYRELAGKLPPTRLLYYEDSHIFEFKAKVLRIVDGKYLVLDQTAFYPEGGGQPPDLGIIRFKGGEAKVVDTQKIQDVIFHALEGEMPSEGGEVMGIVDRARRLPLMRQHTATHLIMGAAVRLLGDHVWQSGAQKDVVRSRLDIAHYEKLNLEQIHKLEWLANEAVMANTSVETMWMAREDAEAKFGFRLYQGGVVPGAKIRVVKIGDWDVEACGGTHCKSTGEVGLIKILKSERIQDGVERILFAAGQSAIHHIQQSENKIRHVAETLGVPVEHSEKAVEDLLSELKALRKEVERLRERTASYEASELLKKARRVNGVRVMKMAAENADLDSVIKTWSELVKAEADLVVVYIGITTNSARIVVMAGAKAVEVGVNAGKVTAELSVMLGGGGGGQLHLGQGGGPRLDKVNEALEAVEVVVGRQLRRG
- a CDS encoding RNA repair domain-containing protein; this translates as MLGKIFWSGSMPVEDFTVTFIHRGAVSDKKTIPFSSILKISRACFTYRSNGEEILIPLHRVLEVKNTKTGVSLWRKPSRVNTCSATRDRKVRRTF
- a CDS encoding proteasome subunit beta → MAHIPFLPGATTLGITFKDGVILASEKRVAYGYLVLSKAGKKVFKLTDRVGAACAGLVADMQILARYVASLSMLHSLDSARPSSVIAVAKLMANILFERRLFPLLTQTIIGGVDEEGPAIYVLDPLGSLIKDKFSCVGSGAEIATGIIESSYKEDMTQEEAKELALRSIKAAVARDIQSGDGADFMIITPNGIVEETISFK
- a CDS encoding ubiquitin-like small modifier protein 1, translated to MLECGVKIKVRFFTTLREIVGKKEEELILQPNATLEDVFNSLSRKYGSRFTDYTLDEGAIKPFLQVLINGRNANLLDGMATHLNEGDTIAIIPPVGGG
- a CDS encoding M20/M25/M40 family metallo-hydrolase; protein product: MKLLSQSSPSITLRDVKPILEELISIPSVSGNEHDIADWLANYLSGLGFNVEKIDTPECGPDILASLSRGEKGACLLLYGHMDTIEPVSGWAYPPFKPTLKGSRLYGLGASDMKGGIAAILAAANKLRRVKLRGSLLVAFGSDEELYSRGCDALIQKGKLRGIHAAISAEPTQLDLVEGRGGRAVYEVSVKGTSSHGALAEEGVNAVDEAARFITHLKRLPLKRFRGVKGAVSILSVSGGTEFLSIPDFCRILVDRLLVPGETKETALKQIEKLIADLDSDAKFRVRLMTRKTPFMEPYVLSRRSLISNIVERACQIVSGFKPRRRIELSVGDENYLVVRGRIPTVSIGPKGGGAHAPNEYVDLPSVVEAAKIYAASAAIYLNSWAESD